A genomic window from Streptomyces sp. NBC_00234 includes:
- a CDS encoding DUF6167 family protein: MFRRTFWFTAGAAAGVWATTKVNRKLKQLTPESLAAQAADKAIETGHKLKDFALDVREGMIRREAELGGALGLEAPVDPELPVQQHYAVEAADAARTGEPAVYRKLPYNSYNRNEDH, from the coding sequence ATGTTCCGCCGTACGTTCTGGTTCACCGCCGGCGCCGCAGCCGGCGTCTGGGCCACCACCAAGGTCAACCGCAAGCTCAAGCAGCTGACCCCCGAGAGCCTCGCCGCGCAGGCCGCGGACAAGGCGATCGAGACCGGTCACAAGCTCAAGGACTTCGCCCTCGACGTCCGCGAAGGCATGATCCGTCGCGAAGCCGAACTGGGCGGGGCGCTGGGCCTGGAGGCACCGGTCGACCCCGAACTCCCCGTACAACAGCACTACGCAGTCGAAGCGGCCGACGCCGCCAGGACGGGCGAACCCGCCGTGTACCGCAAGCTCCCCTACAACTCGTACAACCGGAATGAGGACCACTAA
- a CDS encoding DUF948 domain-containing protein codes for MAGILVAVFWAILVSFLAVVLVRLAQTLRATTKLVADVTEQAVPLLADASATVRSAQTQLDKVDAIATDVQEVTSNASALSTTVASTFGGPLVKVAAFGYGVRQAIGRRSAPEPEPAGRPSRRTVVVGRTVPSARGKKRNGRSSRGQKD; via the coding sequence GTGGCCGGGATTCTGGTGGCCGTCTTCTGGGCGATCCTGGTTTCGTTCCTCGCCGTGGTGCTGGTGAGGCTGGCCCAGACGCTCAGGGCGACCACGAAGCTCGTGGCGGACGTGACCGAACAGGCCGTCCCGCTGCTCGCCGACGCGTCCGCGACCGTCCGCTCCGCGCAGACCCAGCTCGACAAGGTCGACGCGATCGCGACGGACGTCCAGGAGGTCACCTCCAACGCCTCCGCGCTCTCCACCACCGTCGCGTCGACCTTCGGCGGCCCGCTCGTCAAGGTCGCCGCCTTCGGCTACGGGGTGCGACAGGCGATCGGCCGCAGGTCCGCTCCCGAACCGGAGCCGGCAGGCCGGCCCTCCCGTCGTACGGTGGTCGTCGGCCGTACAGTGCCATCCGCCCGAGGCAAGAAGCGGAACGGCCGAAGTTCCCGCGGACAGAAGGACTGA